In Rhipicephalus microplus isolate Deutch F79 chromosome 7, USDA_Rmic, whole genome shotgun sequence, one genomic interval encodes:
- the LOC142767647 gene encoding uncharacterized protein LOC142767647, producing MSIINETTPEAAVDDDKLEEVSIALGTLEHHSFPKMFKALENSVEQFGIAGIGVTVASMKDVYLKINMDWAPGGKEREKPVEENDIFTICKPIRKHRGMARTFGALFTKRRLSLARSWDLYVMFCLVPLALLAYLTLSTSPVSVPRLTQGQSESFDVPVSLGDHFPNSVVVIGESRATNVSQQLRRLVDSERCSVHSTEDVRKDLREMSEADFPSYIKTYPMTVSFDSNE from the exons ATGTCTATCATTAACGAGACGACACCCGAAGCTGCTGTGGATGACGACAAGCTGGAAGAGGTGTCAATCGCGCTGGGAACGCTGGAACATCACTCTTTCCCGAAAATGTTCAAGGCGCTCGAGAACTCTGTAGAACAGTTCGGCATTGCAGGCATAGGTGTAACAGTTGCCTCCATGAAGGACGTCTACCTCAA GATAAACATGGACTGGGCACCGGGAGGGAAGGAACGAGAAAAGCCAGTCGAAG AAAACGACATCTTCACCATCTGCAAGCCAatcagaaaacatcgcggaatggcACGGACATTCGGCGCCCTGTTCACCAAACGGCGCCTAAGCCTCGCGCGAAGCTGGGATCTCTACGTGATGTTCTGCCTGGTACCACTCGCACTGTTGGCATACCTTACGTTGTCCACTTCGCCAGTGAGCGTGCCGAGGTTAACCCAGGGACAATCCGAGTCCTTCGATGTCCCGGTTAGTCTGGGAGACCACTTTCCCAACTCAGTGGTCGTGATTGGCGAGTCGCGGGCCACCAACGTGAGCCAGCAACTGAGGCGACTCGTAGATTCTGAACGCTGCAGCGTGCATTCTACTGAGGACGTGCGGAAAGACCTTCGCGAGATGTCGGAGGCCGACTTCCCGAGCTACATCAAAACATACCCGATGACCGTATCTTTCGACTCGAACGAGTGA